From a region of the Burkholderia glumae LMG 2196 = ATCC 33617 genome:
- a CDS encoding coniferyl aldehyde dehydrogenase — MHPSRPTDLAVRFERQREAFARDPAPPLSTRISRLDRLRALLDAHEPAIVHAIDADFGGRSAHETRLAELFVVRSGIRHAHTHLKQWMSECRVPTAPHFRPGYNRLAPQPLGVVGVMAPWNYPLQLALGPAVAALAAGNRVLVKPSELTPRLSALLDTLVADAFDADELSIVRGDVDTAKAFAGLPFDHLFFTGSTAVGRDVALAAAANLTPVTLELGGKSPAILDPSCDIAHAAARIAFGKLLNAGQTCIAPDYLLVPAGTAETVAARLSDAIVRRYPTLAANPDYTAIIGARHRGRLAALIDEARDGGARVLEINPAGERFDGASRKCPPTVVIGARDTMRLMREEIFGPVLPIVEYASVDDAIDYVSRRPRPLALYWFGRDAVRRDRVLRETVSGGVTVNDCLWHLAQEHQPFGGVGPSGIGAYHGKWGFDTFSHHKPVFHQARRSGTALFHPPYGKTFDLLLRVLTRFA; from the coding sequence ATGCACCCGAGTCGCCCCACCGATCTCGCGGTCCGCTTCGAGCGCCAGCGCGAAGCGTTTGCCCGTGACCCCGCTCCGCCGCTCTCGACGCGGATATCGCGTCTCGATCGCCTGCGCGCCCTGCTCGACGCGCACGAGCCCGCGATCGTGCATGCGATCGATGCCGATTTCGGCGGACGGTCCGCGCACGAGACGCGCCTTGCCGAACTTTTCGTCGTCCGCAGCGGCATTCGCCATGCGCATACGCATCTAAAGCAATGGATGAGCGAATGCCGCGTGCCAACCGCGCCGCACTTCCGTCCCGGCTACAACCGGCTCGCGCCGCAGCCGCTCGGCGTGGTTGGCGTGATGGCGCCGTGGAATTACCCGCTCCAGCTCGCGCTCGGCCCCGCAGTCGCGGCGCTCGCCGCCGGCAACCGCGTGCTGGTCAAGCCGTCGGAACTGACGCCGCGGCTGTCGGCGCTGCTCGACACGCTCGTCGCCGACGCGTTCGACGCCGACGAACTTAGCATCGTGAGGGGCGACGTCGACACCGCGAAGGCGTTCGCGGGCCTGCCGTTTGATCACCTGTTCTTCACGGGCTCGACTGCGGTCGGCCGCGACGTCGCGCTGGCTGCGGCCGCGAACCTCACGCCCGTCACGCTCGAACTGGGCGGCAAATCGCCCGCAATCCTCGATCCGTCGTGCGACATCGCGCACGCCGCCGCGCGCATCGCGTTCGGCAAACTGCTGAACGCGGGCCAGACCTGCATCGCTCCCGACTACCTGCTCGTGCCGGCTGGCACCGCGGAGACGGTTGCCGCGCGGCTGTCGGACGCGATCGTGCGCCGCTACCCGACGCTTGCAGCCAATCCCGACTACACGGCGATCATCGGCGCGCGGCACCGCGGCCGGCTCGCGGCACTGATCGACGAGGCGCGCGACGGCGGCGCACGCGTGCTCGAAATCAACCCGGCCGGCGAGCGCTTCGACGGGGCGTCGCGCAAGTGTCCGCCGACCGTCGTGATCGGCGCGCGCGACACGATGCGGCTGATGCGCGAGGAGATCTTCGGTCCCGTGCTGCCGATCGTCGAATACGCGAGCGTCGACGACGCGATCGACTACGTCAGCCGCCGGCCGCGCCCGCTCGCGCTTTACTGGTTCGGTCGCGACGCTGTGCGCCGCGACCGCGTGCTGCGCGAGACGGTGTCGGGCGGCGTCACCGTAAATGACTGCCTCTGGCACCTCGCGCAGGAACACCAGCCGTTCGGCGGCGTCGGCCCAAGTGGGATCGGCGCGTATCACGGCAAGTGGGGCTTCGACACGTTCAGTCACCACAAGCCCGTGTTCCACCAGGCGCGCCGCAGCGGCACCGCGCTGTTCCATCCGCCGTACGGCAAGACCTTCGACTTGCTGCTGCGCGTGCTGACGCGCTTCGCGTGA
- a CDS encoding AraC family transcriptional regulator, translating to MSFWDFTRSPASARLLVDFGDERGVSHAALLAGTGLTDAQLDDPNVEVTAAQELRLTGNLLRSLGHPAGLGFEVGLRYHFSAYGVWGYGLIASATARDALALAMRFLPLTYAFTVITYREEPDAGVLNFGAPELPDALSRFCVERDMAAAAMLLQDTAGGDFALSRFTVQAARATPARHTTAPVLRIGGVEPEYGARSNSLAFARAYLDRPLPHANPITVSMCEQMCSRLLDARRARIGTSTMIRHYLNATWGGASLSLEEMARMMNTSARTLKRRLQEDGTTFRTLLNESRSAMAETLLSDAHLTLTEIAERLGFSDLSSFSQAFKRWYGVAPQVHRAGMAHRRKGTSR from the coding sequence ATGAGCTTCTGGGACTTCACCCGGAGTCCGGCCAGCGCCCGGTTGCTGGTCGATTTCGGCGACGAACGCGGCGTGTCTCACGCGGCGCTGCTGGCCGGCACGGGGTTGACGGACGCGCAACTCGACGACCCGAACGTTGAGGTGACGGCCGCACAGGAACTGCGGTTGACGGGCAACCTGCTGCGCTCGCTCGGGCATCCGGCCGGTCTCGGGTTCGAGGTCGGCCTGCGCTACCATTTCTCCGCATACGGCGTGTGGGGCTACGGGCTGATTGCGAGCGCCACCGCGCGCGACGCGCTTGCGCTGGCGATGCGTTTCCTACCACTTACCTACGCGTTCACCGTCATCACGTATCGCGAAGAACCCGACGCGGGTGTGCTCAATTTCGGCGCGCCGGAGCTACCGGATGCTCTGAGCCGGTTCTGCGTCGAGCGCGACATGGCAGCGGCGGCGATGCTGCTGCAGGACACGGCAGGGGGGGATTTCGCGCTGTCGCGGTTCACGGTACAGGCCGCGCGCGCGACACCGGCACGCCATACGACGGCACCCGTGCTGCGGATCGGCGGCGTCGAGCCCGAGTACGGCGCGCGTTCGAACAGTCTCGCATTCGCGCGCGCGTACCTCGACCGGCCGCTGCCGCACGCGAACCCGATCACGGTATCGATGTGCGAACAAATGTGCAGCCGGCTGCTCGACGCACGGCGGGCCCGCATCGGTACGTCGACGATGATTCGCCACTACCTGAATGCGACGTGGGGCGGGGCGTCGCTTTCGCTTGAAGAAATGGCTCGGATGATGAACACGAGCGCGCGCACGCTCAAGCGCAGGCTGCAGGAAGATGGCACGACCTTCCGAACCCTGCTCAATGAATCGCGCAGCGCGATGGCCGAAACGCTGTTGAGCGACGCGCACCTGACGCTCACAGAAATTGCGGAGCGGCTTGGTTTCAGCGACTTGTCAAGTTTCTCCCAAGCGTTCAAGAGATGGTACGGGGTCGCGCCGCAGGTTCATCGCGCGGGAATGGCGCACAGACGGAAAGGGACGAGCCGATAA